A genomic window from Carassius auratus strain Wakin chromosome 19, ASM336829v1, whole genome shotgun sequence includes:
- the u2af2b gene encoding splicing factor U2AF 65 kDa subunit isoform X1 has protein sequence MSDFDEFERQLSENKQGDRLNGHERDKENRHRRRSPSRSRSRERKRRSRERRSRERRSDSKDRRHRRSDHTQNHPQDNVSRSPHREKKKMKIKKYWDVPPPGFEHVTPMQYKAMQAAGQIPATALLPTITPDGLAVTPTPVPVVGSQMTRQARRLYVGNIPFGITEEAMMDFFNAQMRLGGLTQAPGNAVLAVQINQDKNFAFLEFRSVDETTQAMAFDGIIFQAQSLKIRRPHDYQPLPGMSENPSVYVPGVVSTVVPDSIHKLFIGGLPNYLNDDQVKELLTSFGPLKAFNLVKDSATGLSKGYAFCEYVDVNINDQAIAGLNGMQLADKKLLVQRASVGAKNATMTSINEIPVTLQVPGLMTNPMVQMGGIPTEVLCLMNMVAPEELLDDEEYEEIVEDVREECSKYGQVKSIEIPRPVDGLEVPGTGKIFVEFTSVFDSQKAMQSLTGRKFANRVVVTKYCDPDAYHRRDFW, from the exons ATGTCTGATTTTGATGAATTTGAGAGACAGCTTTCTGAAAACAAACAAG GTGACAGGCTAAACGGTCATG AGCGGGACAAAGAGAACCGTCACCGGCGACGCAGCCCATCACGCAGCCGCAGTCGAGAGAGGAAAAGGAGAAGCAGAGAGAGGAGAAGTAGGGAACGCCGCAGTGACAGCAAGGACCGCCGCCATAGACGCAG TGATCATACTCAGAACCATCCCCAAGACAATGTCAG CCGTTCTCCTCACCGAGAGAAAAAGAAGATGAAAATTAAGAAGTATTGGGATGTACCGCCTCCTGGCTTTGAGCATGTTACACCCATGCAGTACAAGGCCATGCAAG CTGCTGGTCAGATCCCCGCTACGGCTTTGCTGCCCACCATAACGCCAGACGGCCTGGCAGTAACGCCGACCCCGGTACCCGTAGTGGGCAGTCAGATGACTCGCCAGGCTCGCAGACTTTACGTTGGCAACATCCCATTTGGCATCACAGAG GAAGCTATGATGGACTTCTTCAATGCCCAGATGAGACTCGGCGGTCTGACTCAGGCCCCTGGAAACGCTGTCCTCGCCGTCCAGATTAACCAGGACAAGAACTTTGCTTTCCTTGAG TTCCGATCGGTGGATGAGACCACGCAGGCCATGGCATTTGATGGGATCATCTTCCAGGCGCAGAGTTTAAAGATTCGCCGGCCGCACGACTATCAGCCGTTACCTGGCATGAGCGAGAACCCCAGCGTATATGTCCCAG GTGTGGTGTCCACTGTTGTACCAGACTCCATTCACAAGCTTTTCATTGGTGGTTTGCCAAACTATCTCAATGACGACCAG GTTAAAGAGTTGTTAACTTCTTTTGGACCGCTCAAAGCCTTTAATTTGGTTAAGGACAGCGCCACCGGCCTCTCAAAGGGCTACGCTTTCTGTGAATATGTGGATGTTAACATTAATGATCAG GCTATTGCAGGACTGAATGGTATGCAGCTAGCAGATAAGAAGCTGCTGGTTCAGAGGGCAAGTGTAGGAGCCAAAAATGCCACAATG ACAAGTATAAATGAGATTCCAGTGACGTTGCAAGTGCCTGGGCTCATGACGAACCCCATGGTGCAGATGGGTGGTATTCCCACCGAGGTCCTGTGCCTGATGAACATGGTGGCTCCAGAGGAGCTCCTGGACGATGAGGAGTACGAGGAGATAGTGGAGGACGTCAGAGAAGAGTGCTCCAAATATGGCCAGGTCAAGAGCATAGAGATTCCCCGGCCTGTCGATGGCCTTGAGGTCCCTGGAACCGGCAAG ATCTTTGTGGAGTTCACATCTGTTTTCGACTCCCAGAAAGCCATGCAGTCCTTAACGGGGAGAAAGTTCGCCAACCGGGTGGTGGTGACCAAATACTGCGATCCAGATGCTTACCACCGCCGAGACTTCTGGTAG
- the u2af2b gene encoding splicing factor U2AF 65 kDa subunit isoform X2 → MSDFDEFERQLSENKQGDRLNGHERDKENRHRRRSPSRSRSRERKRRSRERRSRERRSDSKDRRHRRSRSPHREKKKMKIKKYWDVPPPGFEHVTPMQYKAMQAAGQIPATALLPTITPDGLAVTPTPVPVVGSQMTRQARRLYVGNIPFGITEEAMMDFFNAQMRLGGLTQAPGNAVLAVQINQDKNFAFLEFRSVDETTQAMAFDGIIFQAQSLKIRRPHDYQPLPGMSENPSVYVPGVVSTVVPDSIHKLFIGGLPNYLNDDQVKELLTSFGPLKAFNLVKDSATGLSKGYAFCEYVDVNINDQAIAGLNGMQLADKKLLVQRASVGAKNATMTSINEIPVTLQVPGLMTNPMVQMGGIPTEVLCLMNMVAPEELLDDEEYEEIVEDVREECSKYGQVKSIEIPRPVDGLEVPGTGKIFVEFTSVFDSQKAMQSLTGRKFANRVVVTKYCDPDAYHRRDFW, encoded by the exons ATGTCTGATTTTGATGAATTTGAGAGACAGCTTTCTGAAAACAAACAAG GTGACAGGCTAAACGGTCATG AGCGGGACAAAGAGAACCGTCACCGGCGACGCAGCCCATCACGCAGCCGCAGTCGAGAGAGGAAAAGGAGAAGCAGAGAGAGGAGAAGTAGGGAACGCCGCAGTGACAGCAAGGACCGCCGCCATAGACGCAG CCGTTCTCCTCACCGAGAGAAAAAGAAGATGAAAATTAAGAAGTATTGGGATGTACCGCCTCCTGGCTTTGAGCATGTTACACCCATGCAGTACAAGGCCATGCAAG CTGCTGGTCAGATCCCCGCTACGGCTTTGCTGCCCACCATAACGCCAGACGGCCTGGCAGTAACGCCGACCCCGGTACCCGTAGTGGGCAGTCAGATGACTCGCCAGGCTCGCAGACTTTACGTTGGCAACATCCCATTTGGCATCACAGAG GAAGCTATGATGGACTTCTTCAATGCCCAGATGAGACTCGGCGGTCTGACTCAGGCCCCTGGAAACGCTGTCCTCGCCGTCCAGATTAACCAGGACAAGAACTTTGCTTTCCTTGAG TTCCGATCGGTGGATGAGACCACGCAGGCCATGGCATTTGATGGGATCATCTTCCAGGCGCAGAGTTTAAAGATTCGCCGGCCGCACGACTATCAGCCGTTACCTGGCATGAGCGAGAACCCCAGCGTATATGTCCCAG GTGTGGTGTCCACTGTTGTACCAGACTCCATTCACAAGCTTTTCATTGGTGGTTTGCCAAACTATCTCAATGACGACCAG GTTAAAGAGTTGTTAACTTCTTTTGGACCGCTCAAAGCCTTTAATTTGGTTAAGGACAGCGCCACCGGCCTCTCAAAGGGCTACGCTTTCTGTGAATATGTGGATGTTAACATTAATGATCAG GCTATTGCAGGACTGAATGGTATGCAGCTAGCAGATAAGAAGCTGCTGGTTCAGAGGGCAAGTGTAGGAGCCAAAAATGCCACAATG ACAAGTATAAATGAGATTCCAGTGACGTTGCAAGTGCCTGGGCTCATGACGAACCCCATGGTGCAGATGGGTGGTATTCCCACCGAGGTCCTGTGCCTGATGAACATGGTGGCTCCAGAGGAGCTCCTGGACGATGAGGAGTACGAGGAGATAGTGGAGGACGTCAGAGAAGAGTGCTCCAAATATGGCCAGGTCAAGAGCATAGAGATTCCCCGGCCTGTCGATGGCCTTGAGGTCCCTGGAACCGGCAAG ATCTTTGTGGAGTTCACATCTGTTTTCGACTCCCAGAAAGCCATGCAGTCCTTAACGGGGAGAAAGTTCGCCAACCGGGTGGTGGTGACCAAATACTGCGATCCAGATGCTTACCACCGCCGAGACTTCTGGTAG
- the u2af2b gene encoding splicing factor U2AF 65 kDa subunit isoform X3 translates to MKIKKYWDVPPPGFEHVTPMQYKAMQAAGQIPATALLPTITPDGLAVTPTPVPVVGSQMTRQARRLYVGNIPFGITEEAMMDFFNAQMRLGGLTQAPGNAVLAVQINQDKNFAFLEFRSVDETTQAMAFDGIIFQAQSLKIRRPHDYQPLPGMSENPSVYVPGVVSTVVPDSIHKLFIGGLPNYLNDDQVKELLTSFGPLKAFNLVKDSATGLSKGYAFCEYVDVNINDQAIAGLNGMQLADKKLLVQRASVGAKNATMTSINEIPVTLQVPGLMTNPMVQMGGIPTEVLCLMNMVAPEELLDDEEYEEIVEDVREECSKYGQVKSIEIPRPVDGLEVPGTGKIFVEFTSVFDSQKAMQSLTGRKFANRVVVTKYCDPDAYHRRDFW, encoded by the exons ATGAAAATTAAGAAGTATTGGGATGTACCGCCTCCTGGCTTTGAGCATGTTACACCCATGCAGTACAAGGCCATGCAAG CTGCTGGTCAGATCCCCGCTACGGCTTTGCTGCCCACCATAACGCCAGACGGCCTGGCAGTAACGCCGACCCCGGTACCCGTAGTGGGCAGTCAGATGACTCGCCAGGCTCGCAGACTTTACGTTGGCAACATCCCATTTGGCATCACAGAG GAAGCTATGATGGACTTCTTCAATGCCCAGATGAGACTCGGCGGTCTGACTCAGGCCCCTGGAAACGCTGTCCTCGCCGTCCAGATTAACCAGGACAAGAACTTTGCTTTCCTTGAG TTCCGATCGGTGGATGAGACCACGCAGGCCATGGCATTTGATGGGATCATCTTCCAGGCGCAGAGTTTAAAGATTCGCCGGCCGCACGACTATCAGCCGTTACCTGGCATGAGCGAGAACCCCAGCGTATATGTCCCAG GTGTGGTGTCCACTGTTGTACCAGACTCCATTCACAAGCTTTTCATTGGTGGTTTGCCAAACTATCTCAATGACGACCAG GTTAAAGAGTTGTTAACTTCTTTTGGACCGCTCAAAGCCTTTAATTTGGTTAAGGACAGCGCCACCGGCCTCTCAAAGGGCTACGCTTTCTGTGAATATGTGGATGTTAACATTAATGATCAG GCTATTGCAGGACTGAATGGTATGCAGCTAGCAGATAAGAAGCTGCTGGTTCAGAGGGCAAGTGTAGGAGCCAAAAATGCCACAATG ACAAGTATAAATGAGATTCCAGTGACGTTGCAAGTGCCTGGGCTCATGACGAACCCCATGGTGCAGATGGGTGGTATTCCCACCGAGGTCCTGTGCCTGATGAACATGGTGGCTCCAGAGGAGCTCCTGGACGATGAGGAGTACGAGGAGATAGTGGAGGACGTCAGAGAAGAGTGCTCCAAATATGGCCAGGTCAAGAGCATAGAGATTCCCCGGCCTGTCGATGGCCTTGAGGTCCCTGGAACCGGCAAG ATCTTTGTGGAGTTCACATCTGTTTTCGACTCCCAGAAAGCCATGCAGTCCTTAACGGGGAGAAAGTTCGCCAACCGGGTGGTGGTGACCAAATACTGCGATCCAGATGCTTACCACCGCCGAGACTTCTGGTAG
- the LOC113120163 gene encoding CCR4-NOT transcription complex subunit 3-like, translating to MADKRKLQGEIDRCLKKVAEGVEQFEDIWKKLYNAANTNQKEKYESDLKKEIKKLQRLRDQIKTWVASSEIKDKRQLVENRKLIETQMERFKIVERETKTKAYSKEGLGLAQKVDPAQKEKEEVGQWLTNTIDTLNMQVDQFESEVESLSVQTKKKKGDKEKQDRIEELKRMIERHRYHILMLETILRMLDNDSIQVDAIRKIKDDVEYYLDSSQDPDFEENEFIYDDIDLEELPQPLVATSPGNTEDDIFQPSSSTPTSTTSSSPIPPSPATCTTNSEDDKKRGRSTDSEISQSPIKNGNPSLSLSSSSSSSSSSSSSSSSSSGASSNALISMATVASSISSASGSSSLLGNMGGPLQNSGSYSSATQQQTPQSQQQHQPKNSVSSLSNTNSASSSNSTLLPTSTSVSPPNTSTLGPLTPISQSQPPLGTGLSSSLGLGKGQSVTSGTNQMPSLVLSGMPASLNSMTGFLSGSTPAPYAQAAAAGCVGSGLSASIGTNISSTNSSGVVTSMGSNGSLGSTSLLGSGTGVLGLGFTQSALEPLPMVASSSVGGALTSGSNVGVIGSNGGTSGTGNAVGNAVLPRPPSGPKQNGGTSYSAVVGDSMSDTALNSASQPQISQSSSSNSSTNQPKDSVSSLLGSMTLPPSSPSPSYSESKAGGGSLLNGPHSYTQAADTIKPQEPPSSLKAMAERVAQGSGLEGDLSALHISSDIFPSSTAPSGTPAAPQSALSEVSIPPSLGVCPLGPVPLSKEQLYQQAMQESTWTHMPHPSDSERIRQYLMRNPCPTLPFHQQMPPAHSDTVEFYQRLSTETLFFIFYYLEGTKAQYLAAKALKKQSWRFHTKYMMWFQRHEEPKTITDEFEQGTYIYFDYEKWGQRKKEGFTFEYRYLEDRDLQ from the exons ATGGCTGATAAAAGAAAACTTCAAG GTGAAATAGACCGATGTTTGAAAAAAGTTGCAGAAGGGGTAGAGCAGTTTGAGGACATTTGGAAAAAG ctctatAATGCAGCCAACACCAACCAAAAAGAGAAATATGAATCTGACCTCAAGAAAGAGATTAAAAAACTACAG CGTCTCCGTGACCAGATTAAGACATGGGTCGCCTCCAGTGAGATCAAAGACAAAAGACAGCTAGTAGAGAATCGCAAACTCATCGAGACG CAAATGGAGCGATTTAAGATTGTGGAACGGGAGACCAAAACAAAAGCGTATTCTAAAGAAGGACTTGGCCTCGCTCAGAAAGTCGATCCtgcacagaaagagaaagaagaggtCGGCCAGTGGCTAACG AACACGATAGACACGTTAAACATGCAAGTGGACCAGTTCGAGAGCGAGGTTGAATCGCTTTCTGTGCAGaccaagaagaagaaaggagaCAAAGAG AAGCAGGACCGGATCGAGGAACTGAAACGAATGATCGAGAGGCACCGGTATCACATCCTCATGCTGGAAACCATCCTTAGAATGCTGGACAATGACTCGATACAGGTGGATGCCATCCGCAAGATTAAAGATGATGTCGAGTACTACCTTGATTCCTCTCAGGATCCTGACTTTGAGGAGAATGAGTTTATCTATGATGACATTGATTTAGAGGAGTTGC ccCAGCCACTAGTTGCAACATCACCAGGTAACACAGAGGATGACATCTTCCAGCCCTCCAGTTCCACACCGACCTCCACAACGTCGTCATCTCCCATACCTCCTTCTCCAGCTACTTGCACTACG AATTCGGAAGATGATAAGAAAAGAGGTCGTTCAACAGACAGCGAAATCAGCCAG TCACCTATCAAGAATGGAAATCCGTCTTTATCTCtatcttcatcttcctcctcctcatcatcgtcttcgtcatcatcatcctcttcctcgGGAGCCTCTTCAAATGCTTTGATCTCCATGGCGACTGTCGCCAGCAGCATAAGCTCGGCATCAGGGAGCAGCAGCCTCTTAGGCAACATGGGCGGCCCCCTCCAGAACTCTGGCAGCTATAGTTCAGCAACCCAGCAACAAACACCGCAATCCCAACAACAGCACCAGCCCAAAAACTCAGTCTCCTCTCTCTCCAACACCAACTCGGCCTCCTCCAGCAACAGTACCTTACTCCCAACATCCACCTCCGTGTCGCCGCCCAACACCAGCACACTGGGCCCACTGACACCCATCTCGCAGAGCCAACCTCCATTGGGAACTGGCCTTTCCTCCAGTCTGGGCCTTGGGAAGGGACAGTCTGTGACTAGTGGCACAAACCAGATGCCCAGTCTGGTTCTTTCAGGGATGCCGGCATCCTTGAACAGCATGACTGGGTTTTTGAGCGGATCCACCCCGGCACCTTATGCACAAGCGGCCGCAGCAGGTTGTGTGGGCAGCGGACTGTCAGCATCAATCGGAACGAATATTAGCAGTACTAACTCCAGTGGAGTCGTGACCTCAATGGGGTCTAACGGAAGTCTAGGCTCCACAAGCCTCTTGGGCTCAGGGACTGGTGTTCTGGGTCTTGGATTCACACAGTCCGCTCTGGAGCCTTTACCTATGGTGGCTTCCAGCTCTGTGGGAGGCGCACTGACCTCAGGGAGCAACGTGGGAGTTATCGGAAGCAACGGAGGAACCTCTGGGACTGGTAACGCAGTGGGAAATGCTGTGCTACCACGGCCTCCTAGTGGGCCGAAACAAAACGGCGGAACAA GTTATAGTGCTGTGGTAGGAGACAGCATGTCAGACACCGCCCTCAACAGTGCCAGCCAACCACAGATTAGCCAATCCTCATCCTCAAATTCCTCAACGAATCAGCC TAAGGACAGTGTGTCCAGCCTCCTGGGGTCGATGACACTGCCGCCCAGCTCGCCCTCACCGTCATACAGTGAGAGTAAAGCAGGTGGTGGCAGCCTGCTGAACGGCCCGCACTCATACACACAGGCGGCTGACACCATCAAG CCTCAGGAGCCTCCGAGCTCTTTAAAGGCGATGGCAGAGAGGGTTGCTCAGGGTTCAGGGTTAGAAGGAGATCTGTCTGCACTACATATCTCAAGTG ATATATTTCCCAGCTCCACGGCCCCTTCAGGCACTCCTGCAGCTCCTCAGTCTGCTCTGTCAGAGGTGAGCATCCCCCCATCATTGGGTGTGTGTCCACTGGGCCCCGTCCCCCTGTCCAAAGAGCAACTCTACCAGCAAGCCATGCAGGAGTCCACCTGGACGCACATGCCTCACCCGTCCGACTCGGAGAGGATCAG GCAGTACCTGATGAGGAACCCCTGCCCAACACTGCCTTTTCACCAGCAGATGCCACCTGCTCACTCTGACACTGTGGAGTTCTACCAGAGACTGTCTACAGAGACCCTCTTCTTCATCTTTTACTACCTAGAG GGTACAAAAGCACAGTATCTAGCAGCCAAGGCCTTGAAAAAACAATCATGGAGGTTCCACACCAAGTACATGATGTGGTTCCAGAGGCACGAGGAGCCCAAGACCATCACTGACGAGTTTGAACAA GGGACATATATTTACTTTGACTATGAGAAATGGGGCCAGAGAAAAAAGGAAGGATTTACATTTGAGTACAGGTACCTTGAAGACCGGGACCTCCAGTGA